A genomic region of Ictidomys tridecemlineatus isolate mIctTri1 chromosome 10, mIctTri1.hap1, whole genome shotgun sequence contains the following coding sequences:
- the LOC101972073 gene encoding cytochrome P450 3A11 isoform X5 produces the protein MNEHWMYTFINKTQCWKLNDSFEQVVLPLGFLQKALFAARDEEWKRLRVLLSPVFSSGKLKEMLPIINKYGDALVKYLSQEVKKGEPVTVKEILGSYNMDVIVSTSFGVNVNSLNNPQDPFVKKAKKALGLDVFHPVFLIIMIFPFLRPVFQALSVHRFSKSALDFLKNAVMRMKQKRLENKEKHRIDFLQLMIDSQNSQDKEPYQGLSDLEIAAQSIIFILAGYETTSTTLSIIMYLLATHPDVQKKLQQEIDETLPNKAPVTYDVLFEMKYLDMVVNETLRLYPIIERILRVCKKDVELNGVHIPKGTNVAIPIYSLHHNSTYWPEPEKFYPERFSKKNKENINPYIYMPFGNGPRNCIGMRFALMSMKLALIRLLQNFYFHPCKETQIPLKLGNLEILQPENPIILKVLCRDTTISGA, from the exons ATGAATGAGCACTGGATGTATACCTTTATAAACAAAACACAGTGTTGGAAGCTGAATGACAGTTTCGAGCAG GTAGTTTTGCCATTGGGATTTTTGCAAAAAGCGCTCTTTGCAGCAAGGGATGAAGAGTGGAAGAGACTTCGAGTCTTGCTGTCACcagtgttctccagtgggaaacTAAAGGAG ATGCTCCCCATCATTAACAAATATGGAGATGCATTGGTGAAGTACCTGagccaggaagtgaagaaaggGGAGCCTGTCACTGTGAAAGA AATTTTGGGGAGCTACAACATGGACGTGATCGTTAGCACATCTTTTGGAGTTAATGTCAATTCCCTCAACAATCCACAAGATCCATTTGTGAAAAAAGCCAAGAAGGCCCTTGGTTTAGATGTCTTCCATCcagtttttcttataatta TGATATTTCCATTCCTTAGACCAGTGTTTCAAGCATTAAGTGTCCACAGGTTTTCAAAAAGTgctctggattttttaaaaaatgctgtaaTGAGGATGAAACAAAAACgcctagaaaataaagaaaag CACCGCATTGATTTTCTCCAGTTAATGATTGATTCCCAGAATTCCCAAGACAAGGAGCCCTACCAAG gTCTATCTGATCTTGAGATTGCAGCCCAGTCTATTATCTTTATCTTGGCTGGCTATGAAACCACTAGCACCACACTTTCAATTATTATGTATCTACTGGCCACCCACCCTGATGTCCAGAAGAAGCTTCAGCAGGAGATTGATGAGACTTTGCCCAATAAG GCACCTGTTACATACGATGTACTATTTGAGATGAAGTatctggacatggtggtgaatgAAACTCTCAGATTATATCCAATTATTGAGAGAATTTTGAGAGTTTGTAAAAAAGATGTTGAACTCAATGGGGTGCACATTCCCAAAGGAACAAACGTGGCTATACCAATATATAGTCTTCATCACAACTCCACGTACTGGCCAGAACCTGAAAAGTTCTACCCTGAAAG GTTCAGTAAGAAGAACAAGGAGAACATCAATCCTTACATATACATGCCCTTTGGAAATGGACCCAGAAACTGCATTGGCATGAGGTTTGCTCTCATGAGCATGAAACTTGCTCTCATCAGATTACTGCAGAACTTCTACTTCCATCCTTGCAAGGAAACACAG